Proteins from a genomic interval of Pseudoalteromonas sp. MEBiC 03607:
- a CDS encoding DMT family transporter, with protein sequence MPVKASYFLMVVIWSTTPLGIVWSSETVAPTLAVFLRMLVGLVLAAFVVAVANIRVPWHRRALFLYGYSSIGIFGGMLLSYMAAKTVPSGLISLMFGLAPILSGLLAQKILNEPKFSAVKLAALGCALIGLFLVSQRHIQGGVEQLSGLLYVFMAVCFFSLSGVMIKRVRIAIHPMATTFGALVFVTPLFFITWLLVDGQLNSQMWSAKSLYSIVYLGVFGSLIGALAYFHVLQKLNASTVALTTLITPSFAIAIGGLLNDEPIDQELVIGATVIMISLAFFQFGDKWIKRFKGIKPLEMG encoded by the coding sequence GTGCCTGTTAAAGCCTCATATTTTTTAATGGTGGTGATTTGGTCAACAACACCATTGGGTATTGTTTGGAGTAGTGAAACGGTAGCGCCGACCCTAGCCGTGTTTTTACGCATGCTGGTGGGACTGGTGTTGGCTGCCTTTGTCGTTGCTGTGGCTAATATCCGAGTGCCTTGGCATCGCCGCGCTTTGTTCCTCTATGGCTATTCGAGCATTGGTATTTTTGGTGGCATGTTATTAAGCTACATGGCCGCTAAAACGGTGCCTTCAGGGTTAATCTCATTGATGTTTGGTTTAGCGCCAATTTTGTCTGGCTTACTTGCGCAAAAGATCTTGAACGAACCTAAGTTCAGTGCGGTTAAGCTTGCGGCACTTGGTTGCGCCTTAATTGGCTTATTTTTAGTGAGTCAGCGCCATATTCAAGGTGGGGTAGAGCAGCTTAGTGGTCTGCTATATGTATTTATGGCAGTGTGCTTTTTTAGTTTAAGTGGCGTGATGATCAAACGGGTAAGAATTGCTATTCACCCAATGGCCACCACATTCGGTGCTTTAGTATTTGTAACGCCACTGTTTTTTATTACTTGGTTGCTGGTAGATGGCCAACTTAATAGCCAGATGTGGAGTGCAAAATCACTGTACTCAATTGTTTACTTAGGCGTGTTTGGCTCATTAATTGGTGCGCTGGCGTATTTTCATGTATTGCAAAAATTGAACGCGAGTACAGTAGCATTAACAACCTTGATCACACCGAGCTTTGCAATTGCTATAGGCGGCTTATTAAACGATGAACCAATAGATCAAGAGCTGGTAATTGGTGCAACGGTTATTATGATAAGCCTAGCGTTCTTCCAGTTTGGCGATAAATGGATAAAACGTTTTAAAGGTATCAAGCCATTAGAAATGGGTTAA
- a CDS encoding DUF2235 domain-containing protein, translated as MALHIFNFDGTGNEPEDALQIVKKGKKEDDNITNILKFHFMVGGNLHDDEYRGSSTHSNIDNCFYYQGVGTYGNWWSRLINQGLSPEKKDVRTILIKAINDFNRVYQKGDQVIVTGFSRGAALARRFCSKIIEKSPLLNKQTTPFIYLAAFDTVASIGLPNLSKAERPDYEVVFENGHTISKIIKQATHLVSLDDKRKAFQPTLMNYEETRITEIWFAGAHSDVGGGYYRDGLSDLTLSYLINWIAYQVKMFDLLDPELKIPSEKALQKALPLRLKNMIGLDDLQREATALGKNHQQDRWPIVDWLTLEDRLCCVIDKDKLSSKHKPVIHNSITERIAFDKDYRPKSLANVSHNVFFAFKDEPINGFGVKSYCNNPRPVWFALEVNESIEIEVDSSKLFNHSGILVETGEVYLITSQADDVWSDGSVKCNADGWNTDTVQLGWKELPIKLARRLKRVKSVDWFTLCCSVGRDDNQAKAVGCNGEFKASKDGELTFFANDIKSKMANNVGFITVKVLRVN; from the coding sequence ATGGCACTTCATATTTTCAACTTCGATGGCACTGGCAACGAGCCTGAAGACGCCTTACAAATTGTCAAAAAAGGCAAAAAAGAAGACGATAATATTACCAATATTTTGAAATTTCACTTCATGGTAGGTGGTAATTTACATGATGATGAATATAGAGGCTCATCAACACACAGTAATATCGATAACTGCTTCTATTACCAAGGTGTTGGTACCTATGGCAACTGGTGGTCTCGGTTAATTAATCAGGGGCTATCTCCTGAAAAAAAAGACGTCAGAACAATTTTGATAAAAGCGATTAATGACTTTAATCGGGTTTATCAAAAAGGCGATCAAGTTATTGTCACTGGTTTTTCAAGAGGGGCAGCCCTAGCCCGTCGCTTTTGTTCAAAAATTATTGAAAAATCCCCCTTATTAAATAAACAAACAACACCTTTTATTTATTTAGCAGCATTTGACACCGTGGCTAGCATCGGCCTGCCTAATTTAAGTAAAGCTGAACGCCCTGACTATGAAGTTGTTTTCGAAAATGGGCATACTATTTCAAAAATAATCAAACAAGCAACTCACCTCGTCAGCTTGGATGACAAGCGGAAAGCATTTCAACCAACACTAATGAACTATGAAGAAACCCGAATCACTGAGATATGGTTTGCAGGTGCCCATAGTGATGTCGGTGGAGGTTATTATCGTGATGGCTTATCAGATTTAACACTTTCTTATCTTATCAATTGGATTGCTTACCAAGTTAAAATGTTTGACCTGCTAGATCCTGAATTAAAAATCCCTTCAGAAAAAGCGCTTCAAAAGGCGTTACCATTAAGGTTAAAAAACATGATTGGACTTGATGATCTCCAAAGAGAAGCTACTGCTCTTGGTAAAAATCATCAACAAGATCGCTGGCCAATTGTTGACTGGCTCACTCTTGAAGATCGCTTATGTTGTGTAATAGATAAAGATAAGCTATCGAGTAAGCATAAACCTGTTATTCATAACTCAATTACCGAACGAATTGCATTTGACAAAGATTACCGCCCTAAGTCATTGGCAAACGTCTCGCACAATGTATTTTTTGCCTTTAAGGACGAGCCAATAAATGGCTTCGGAGTTAAAAGTTACTGCAATAACCCAAGACCAGTATGGTTTGCATTGGAGGTTAATGAATCAATTGAGATAGAAGTTGATTCATCAAAACTATTTAATCACTCAGGTATTTTAGTAGAAACAGGTGAAGTCTATTTAATTACCTCTCAAGCAGACGATGTTTGGAGCGATGGCAGCGTTAAATGCAATGCCGATGGTTGGAATACTGACACTGTCCAGCTTGGTTGGAAAGAGCTGCCTATAAAGCTTGCTCGCAGATTAAAGCGAGTTAAATCAGTTGACTGGTTTACTTTATGCTGCTCTGTAGGAAGAGATGATAATCAAGCAAAAGCTGTAGGCTGTAATGGCGAGTTTAAAGCCAGCAAAGATGGTGAGCTCACTTTTTTTGCTAATGACATTAAGTCAAAAATGGCCAATAACGTTGGTTTTATAACCGTGAAAGTTTTGAGAGTTAACTAA
- a CDS encoding tyrosine-type recombinase/integrase gives MAKWKRPSGYRGIAIRGNTYFARLTVPEDVREVIGKSEFWKTLETDDIHIAQKRAALYILEWKAQIKQARGASSAVKDALQWKRELEAEKRREAPLIAQLQARSEDGQLCAHQVNELGLGSKEHEFSEYLDQVADRKGPDAARTLSNIVYGESLPCTTYLEEWLKSQEGKLIPRTIKQRHTAILRLNDKFPVLPIKKTEVARWIIEQEAEGKAEATIKGLIGSCRSFYDYLMRMGYLDPEGVNPFEGHKYSKKKKASRKEQRQAWEVEDVIKLVAKAKSKSGDANLHDLILLGAYTGARIEEIAQLKVEDVKTKDGITFLSIDESKSNAGLRDIPVHNDILPLVNSLAESSPDGYLLPNEKITSNGERSSAIGKRFGRLKRSLGYDERYVFHSLRKTLSTLLERLGLHHNQAAEITGHEKVGETYGTYSVGLTIVEKAELLNRITYQGLNVEPKEGKRRP, from the coding sequence ATGGCTAAATGGAAGCGACCAAGTGGCTACCGTGGGATAGCTATTCGCGGAAATACATACTTTGCTCGTCTTACGGTTCCTGAGGACGTTCGCGAGGTAATCGGTAAGTCTGAGTTCTGGAAAACTCTCGAAACTGACGATATTCATATCGCCCAAAAGCGAGCCGCCCTATATATACTCGAATGGAAGGCACAGATTAAACAAGCGAGAGGAGCGTCTAGCGCCGTTAAGGACGCACTCCAATGGAAACGTGAGCTTGAGGCGGAAAAACGTCGAGAAGCGCCCCTCATTGCGCAGCTACAAGCCCGATCTGAGGACGGTCAACTCTGCGCCCATCAGGTAAATGAATTGGGCCTAGGAAGTAAAGAGCATGAATTCTCGGAGTACCTCGATCAAGTTGCTGATAGGAAAGGCCCTGACGCGGCTAGGACTTTATCGAACATAGTCTATGGTGAGTCACTCCCCTGTACGACTTACCTTGAAGAATGGCTCAAGTCCCAAGAAGGGAAGTTAATCCCACGGACAATAAAACAAAGGCACACAGCGATATTGAGGCTCAATGATAAATTCCCTGTCTTACCTATTAAAAAGACTGAGGTCGCAAGGTGGATCATTGAACAAGAAGCCGAAGGGAAAGCCGAAGCCACAATTAAGGGCCTCATTGGCTCCTGTCGCTCGTTCTATGACTACCTAATGCGTATGGGCTACTTAGACCCCGAAGGCGTTAATCCCTTTGAAGGACACAAGTACAGTAAGAAGAAAAAGGCCAGCCGCAAAGAACAACGTCAAGCATGGGAAGTTGAAGACGTCATCAAGCTGGTGGCTAAGGCAAAGAGTAAAAGCGGCGATGCTAACTTACATGACTTAATCCTTCTCGGGGCCTATACAGGCGCAAGGATCGAGGAGATAGCTCAGTTAAAAGTGGAAGACGTTAAGACCAAAGACGGCATAACCTTTTTGTCGATTGACGAGTCAAAGTCTAACGCTGGTCTTCGCGATATTCCTGTTCATAACGACATTCTTCCCCTAGTCAATTCTCTAGCGGAGAGTAGTCCTGACGGCTACCTTTTGCCTAACGAGAAAATAACAAGCAATGGCGAGCGCTCATCGGCTATCGGGAAGCGATTCGGGCGACTTAAAAGGTCTTTAGGTTATGACGAACGATATGTGTTTCATTCACTGAGGAAAACCTTGTCGACCTTGCTCGAGCGCTTAGGTCTACACCATAACCAAGCCGCAGAGATAACAGGACACGAGAAAGTAGGGGAAACTTATGGGACCTACTCTGTGGGATTAACTATTGTAGAAAAGGCCGAGCTGCTTAATCGGATTACGTACCAAGGCTTAAACGTAGAACCCAAGGAGGGCAAAAGGAGGCCATAA
- a CDS encoding enoyl-CoA hydratase/isomerase family protein, whose translation MTLMNVSTQGSVAILTMTTAENRHNPAFAEAFLTCLDEIESNPEHKALVITSSSEKSWSLGIDTDWLMPALKTQKFAEVSGFMHSMDAVFKRLLLFPMPVIAAINGHAFGNGAILSCACDFRFMQSDRGFFCFPEVDLSIPFLPGMLAFIKKAIPDYRFNEMMLTGRRVTADELAADHVIEQACPDNETLLNTALEFASQFDKKRAIFAEHKKRLHKHIIDTIDIENKPIIDAVQLVV comes from the coding sequence ATGACACTGATGAATGTAAGTACACAAGGATCTGTTGCTATATTAACTATGACAACAGCTGAAAATCGCCACAATCCTGCTTTTGCAGAGGCCTTTTTAACTTGCCTTGACGAAATCGAAAGTAACCCTGAACACAAAGCACTGGTGATCACTTCAAGCAGCGAAAAATCATGGAGTTTAGGCATAGACACCGATTGGCTTATGCCCGCATTAAAAACACAAAAATTTGCAGAAGTAAGTGGCTTTATGCACTCAATGGACGCGGTATTCAAACGCCTATTACTGTTCCCAATGCCAGTAATCGCAGCGATAAACGGCCATGCATTTGGTAATGGCGCAATTTTATCGTGCGCCTGTGATTTTAGGTTTATGCAAAGCGACCGTGGTTTCTTCTGCTTCCCCGAAGTGGACTTATCAATTCCGTTTTTACCGGGCATGCTCGCCTTCATTAAAAAAGCCATTCCAGACTATCGTTTTAACGAGATGATGCTAACGGGCCGCCGTGTTACTGCAGACGAACTTGCCGCTGATCATGTTATCGAACAAGCCTGCCCAGACAACGAAACCTTGTTAAATACCGCCCTCGAATTTGCCAGCCAATTCGATAAAAAACGCGCTATTTTCGCCGAGCACAAAAAGCGCCTACACAAACACATCATCGACACCATAGATATCGAAAACAAACCGATTATTGATGCCGTTCAGTTGGTTGTTTGA
- a CDS encoding FapA family protein, translated as MSMFTFDKQSGDVSLQEHPRDAGFPINSAQLIEAIEQSPYANFELVDANIGKLFTPSSHYQTQSLIVAKAVDAQLKISIDEKNMVVEASITTARGGKIISMDCAKAMLAEAGVVKGISIRALDTFLGQQFKQPPGAHYSAIIAHGRMPKEGTDAKFVRLCSTAQDRVLSPQETTGGKVDMRNLGAIITVKPGTPLMQRVPATGGEDGFTVFGDVLPAKPGKDLPLEPFEGTRIDPANSNMLIADAKGVPVALPRGMRVDDVLCFHHVDVSTGHVEFDGSVIISGDVKDGMFVKATGDITVLGFVESATIESKSEVTIMLGAIGRKRDNADSFTCNITAERTISVGYAQYCHIKTQQDLFIERQALHCDLSARRLIRVGKANNPRGKIIGGNILDAMRIETGELGAPSGTKTRVFIAQYWHDLRQKQQQINDFEKLLATKAAALQQARKKANKIPDATQRAHYINKITASEQQIKLKTASTKKKKHLVKLKISRLLATSRLKVNELMHPGVELKIAQESKQFSRIYPPNMLRYVEGKITQSF; from the coding sequence ATGTCGATGTTTACCTTCGATAAGCAAAGTGGTGATGTCTCTTTGCAAGAACACCCACGAGATGCGGGTTTTCCTATCAATAGTGCACAATTGATAGAAGCGATTGAACAATCGCCTTATGCTAATTTTGAGTTAGTAGATGCCAATATCGGCAAGCTATTCACGCCAAGTAGCCATTACCAAACTCAGTCTTTGATTGTTGCTAAAGCTGTAGATGCACAGTTAAAAATTAGCATTGATGAAAAAAACATGGTGGTTGAAGCAAGTATAACAACTGCCCGCGGTGGAAAAATTATCAGCATGGACTGTGCTAAAGCAATGCTGGCTGAAGCCGGTGTTGTAAAAGGTATTAGTATCCGAGCGCTTGATACATTTTTAGGGCAACAATTTAAACAGCCCCCCGGCGCCCATTACTCCGCTATTATTGCACATGGCAGAATGCCCAAAGAAGGCACTGATGCTAAATTCGTGCGTTTATGCTCAACAGCACAAGACCGCGTATTAAGCCCACAAGAAACCACTGGCGGTAAAGTGGATATGCGCAACTTAGGTGCCATTATCACAGTTAAGCCTGGGACGCCGTTAATGCAGCGAGTTCCTGCAACCGGTGGAGAAGATGGCTTTACTGTATTTGGTGATGTTTTACCCGCTAAACCCGGAAAAGATCTCCCTCTTGAACCATTCGAAGGCACACGAATTGACCCAGCTAATAGCAATATGCTGATCGCGGATGCTAAAGGGGTGCCTGTTGCCCTACCCCGTGGTATGCGTGTTGATGATGTATTGTGTTTTCATCATGTTGATGTAAGTACAGGTCATGTTGAGTTTGATGGCAGTGTTATTATCAGTGGTGATGTTAAAGATGGTATGTTCGTTAAAGCAACGGGCGATATTACAGTCTTAGGTTTTGTCGAATCAGCGACTATTGAAAGCAAGAGCGAAGTGACGATTATGCTAGGTGCGATTGGTCGTAAACGTGATAATGCAGATTCCTTTACTTGCAATATTACCGCCGAGCGCACTATTTCTGTTGGTTATGCTCAATATTGCCACATTAAAACACAGCAAGATCTGTTTATAGAGCGCCAAGCATTGCACTGTGATTTAAGTGCTAGACGACTTATTCGTGTGGGCAAAGCGAACAATCCTCGCGGTAAAATTATTGGTGGCAATATTTTAGATGCTATGCGAATTGAAACAGGCGAGCTTGGTGCGCCATCAGGCACCAAAACTCGTGTTTTTATAGCGCAGTACTGGCATGATTTACGCCAAAAGCAGCAACAAATTAATGACTTTGAAAAGTTATTAGCAACAAAAGCCGCTGCCCTACAGCAAGCACGCAAAAAAGCCAACAAGATCCCAGATGCAACACAACGGGCTCATTACATTAATAAGATTACTGCAAGTGAGCAGCAAATTAAGTTAAAAACGGCCAGTACGAAAAAGAAAAAGCATTTGGTCAAACTAAAAATTTCACGGTTACTAGCAACAAGCAGGCTTAAAGTAAATGAGTTGATGCACCCAGGGGTGGAGCTTAAGATTGCGCAAGAGAGTAAACAGTTTTCACGTATCTACCCTCCTAATATGCTGCGCTATGTTGAAGGAAAAATTACTCAGTCGTTTTAG
- a CDS encoding recombinase family protein gives MAAHRYGYARVSTLDQSTSIQREALEAAKCDRIFEENASGTTREGRSELSLVLEILREGDTLVVTRIDRLARSLKDLQDIVHDLKSRGIHLEATEQPVDTKTAAGKAFLDMLGVFAEFETNLRKERQLEGIAKAKAKGVYKGRAPLSDEKKAKVKRMYSDGIKPAQIVRETGIGKTSVFKIIKEMRENQPQK, from the coding sequence ATGGCAGCTCATCGTTATGGCTATGCCCGAGTCTCAACTCTTGACCAATCCACCAGCATTCAACGGGAAGCCTTAGAGGCAGCCAAGTGCGACCGTATCTTTGAGGAAAATGCCTCGGGAACAACTCGAGAAGGCCGTTCGGAGTTATCCCTTGTCCTCGAGATCTTAAGGGAAGGTGACACGCTTGTCGTTACTAGAATCGACCGTCTAGCTCGCTCTCTTAAGGACCTACAAGACATAGTCCACGACCTTAAATCTCGAGGCATTCACCTTGAAGCCACAGAGCAACCCGTCGACACAAAGACAGCCGCAGGAAAAGCATTCCTTGATATGCTAGGTGTCTTCGCGGAGTTCGAAACGAACCTTCGTAAAGAAAGGCAACTCGAAGGTATCGCTAAGGCGAAAGCTAAAGGTGTTTATAAGGGCAGAGCGCCACTCTCCGACGAGAAAAAGGCTAAGGTAAAGAGAATGTATTCAGACGGAATTAAACCCGCTCAAATCGTCAGAGAGACAGGCATTGGTAAAACATCAGTCTTTAAGATAATCAAAGAGATGCGTGAGAACCAACCTCAGAAATAG
- a CDS encoding Rha family transcriptional regulator: MNLKYTMTSREIAELTGKRHDNVVRDVEAMFNAPNFGAVDFLVRDTEKNFTELNFEPSGLRKDV, translated from the coding sequence ATGAACCTTAAATACACAATGACCAGCCGCGAGATCGCGGAGCTAACGGGGAAACGTCACGACAACGTCGTTCGAGACGTCGAGGCTATGTTTAACGCCCCCAATTTTGGGGCGGTTGATTTTTTAGTGCGAGACACCGAGAAAAACTTTACTGAGCTCAACTTTGAGCCGAGCGGACTGCGAAAAGATGTTTAA
- the rnt gene encoding ribonuclease T, with amino-acid sequence MENTEQTLFAKRFRGFFPVVIDVETAGFNKDTDALLEIAASVLKMDEHGVLSIDHTVHFHVEPFEGANIEQAAIEFNGIDPFSALRGAVPEEEAIKEICKVVRKAQKAAGCQRSVVVAHNAAFDHGFLNAAIERCKIKRTPFHPFVSFDTTSLAGLALGQTVLAKACRAAGIEFDNKQAHSALYDTERTAELFCLIVNRWQQLGGWPLPETEVTEEEQDSAAKTTE; translated from the coding sequence ATGGAAAATACTGAACAAACTCTTTTCGCAAAACGCTTTCGTGGCTTTTTTCCTGTTGTGATTGATGTTGAAACTGCAGGCTTTAATAAAGACACCGATGCGCTATTAGAAATTGCCGCATCTGTATTAAAAATGGATGAACACGGTGTGTTAAGTATTGATCACACAGTTCATTTTCATGTTGAGCCATTTGAAGGCGCGAATATCGAGCAAGCGGCTATTGAGTTTAATGGTATTGATCCGTTTTCAGCTTTACGTGGTGCTGTACCAGAAGAAGAAGCGATTAAAGAGATCTGTAAAGTTGTGCGCAAGGCACAAAAAGCAGCAGGTTGTCAGCGTTCAGTGGTTGTAGCACATAACGCAGCGTTTGATCACGGCTTTTTAAATGCAGCGATTGAGCGTTGTAAAATTAAGCGCACACCATTTCATCCATTTGTTAGCTTTGATACCACCTCACTTGCAGGGCTTGCGTTAGGGCAAACCGTTTTAGCCAAAGCGTGTAGAGCTGCTGGCATTGAGTTTGATAACAAACAAGCTCACTCAGCGCTTTATGATACCGAACGCACCGCCGAGCTTTTTTGTTTGATCGTTAATCGCTGGCAGCAACTTGGTGGTTGGCCGCTACCAGAAACCGAAGTAACTGAAGAAGAACAAGACTCAGCCGCTAAAACGACTGAGTAA
- a CDS encoding OmpA family protein, with product MKFSLLPLSLSLMSLFAATHTSAAMREYTATADTSNWNMVKTSRLECQLNHEVPYYGEAIFSTTASKNKDINFNLDMVVRPDNYSIAGLKAVPPHWRAGIPARDLANMKLLRKFDGELGNKTAWEMLTELEKGYQPTFYYQDWQNSADKIAVGLSSVNFKQAYWAFLQCRDAMLPYSFEDISFTVMNYEPNSSNLTKTSQKRLEKIAEYLKYDTSIASISISSYTDSYGGRWNNLELSKKRAKAIKDYIVSLGIDENKIDTEGYGEKRHVASNDNILGRNTNRRLVIQIAKM from the coding sequence ATGAAGTTTTCATTACTCCCTTTAAGTTTAAGTCTTATGTCGCTATTTGCTGCCACACATACAAGCGCAGCTATGCGTGAGTACACTGCAACAGCAGATACTTCTAACTGGAATATGGTTAAAACATCTCGCTTAGAATGCCAATTAAATCATGAAGTTCCTTACTATGGTGAGGCTATTTTTAGCACCACGGCCAGTAAAAATAAAGACATTAACTTTAATCTTGATATGGTTGTTAGGCCAGATAACTACAGCATTGCTGGCTTAAAAGCAGTGCCACCACACTGGCGTGCAGGCATCCCAGCCCGTGATTTAGCTAATATGAAGCTGTTACGAAAGTTTGACGGCGAACTGGGTAATAAAACTGCGTGGGAGATGCTCACAGAACTTGAAAAAGGTTACCAACCGACATTTTATTACCAAGACTGGCAAAACAGTGCCGACAAAATTGCCGTTGGCTTATCAAGTGTTAACTTCAAGCAAGCCTACTGGGCATTTTTACAATGTCGCGATGCCATGTTGCCCTACAGTTTCGAAGATATTTCGTTCACTGTAATGAATTACGAACCAAACAGCAGCAACTTAACTAAGACATCGCAAAAGCGCTTGGAGAAAATAGCTGAATACTTAAAGTACGATACGAGTATTGCCTCTATATCAATCTCGTCTTACACCGATAGTTACGGCGGCCGCTGGAATAACCTCGAATTATCTAAAAAGCGCGCAAAAGCGATTAAAGACTATATAGTTAGCTTAGGTATTGATGAAAATAAAATTGATACTGAAGGATATGGTGAAAAACGCCATGTTGCCAGTAACGACAACATTCTTGGCCGGAACACAAACCGCCGTTTAGTGATTCAAATTGCTAAAATGTAG
- a CDS encoding FRG domain-containing protein: protein MNEQFWGQWIGEIKGTNDGLVQLNIDSDRLDRGFLTVYEYGSDRASFSCDLLLTKTENTLSGKAFNVIPNLLPGDTLSAEQAQSLMPTEINVSAEIDEAGNLTARWDTDVETIGSGTLYNAEQCEASDAHATITWNQFKEIALQSKHANDEMIFRGQHDSSFALKTYFHRQGRRNLQRYAKEDLPVLHRHIAATINRKFDFASSEEHTELIFLAQHHGYPTPLLDWSNSPFVAAYFAFQSVPKGDASGASRIFMFDSREWELSGPERAIALEDPRPSFCLFNLVTRGNPRVLPQQSLVTFSNVYSIERFIRFYENRNNKRYLTVFDIPHSERATVMKDLEIMGITASTLFPGVDGVCKSLTEMYF, encoded by the coding sequence ATGAATGAACAATTTTGGGGTCAGTGGATTGGCGAAATTAAAGGTACTAATGATGGCCTCGTACAGCTCAATATTGACTCCGATAGATTAGATAGAGGTTTTCTTACAGTTTATGAATACGGTTCCGATCGAGCGTCATTTTCATGCGACTTACTCTTAACAAAAACAGAAAATACTCTTAGTGGAAAAGCATTCAATGTTATTCCTAATTTGCTCCCCGGCGATACCCTCTCAGCAGAACAAGCTCAATCCTTAATGCCAACCGAAATTAATGTTAGTGCAGAAATTGATGAAGCTGGTAACTTAACAGCACGTTGGGATACAGATGTTGAAACCATAGGCAGCGGTACTTTGTATAATGCCGAACAATGTGAAGCCAGCGATGCTCATGCCACGATTACTTGGAATCAGTTTAAAGAGATAGCACTACAGTCGAAACATGCAAACGACGAGATGATTTTTAGAGGTCAACACGACAGTAGTTTTGCACTTAAGACCTATTTTCATAGACAGGGTCGTAGAAATTTACAGAGGTACGCCAAAGAGGATCTTCCTGTTTTGCACCGACACATAGCGGCCACAATAAACCGCAAATTTGACTTTGCTAGTTCAGAGGAACACACGGAGCTTATATTTTTGGCTCAGCATCATGGTTATCCAACGCCTTTACTCGATTGGTCAAACTCCCCATTTGTCGCTGCCTATTTCGCATTTCAGTCTGTGCCTAAGGGTGATGCAAGCGGGGCTTCAAGAATATTTATGTTTGATAGTCGAGAGTGGGAGCTCAGCGGCCCTGAACGTGCTATTGCGTTAGAAGATCCTCGCCCTTCATTTTGTCTTTTTAATCTAGTTACAAGAGGCAACCCCAGAGTACTTCCTCAACAATCTCTCGTTACATTTAGTAATGTCTATAGCATTGAGCGCTTCATACGTTTCTATGAGAATAGAAACAACAAAAGATACTTAACTGTCTTTGATATCCCCCACTCCGAAAGAGCCACAGTAATGAAAGATCTAGAAATCATGGGTATTACAGCTTCAACTCTTTTTCCAGGGGTTGATGGAGTCTGTAAGTCATTAACTGAGATGTACTTTTAG
- a CDS encoding sulfite exporter TauE/SafE family protein, protein MDLISWQFLGGDLLSPISTIMLIVVAGFTSMISAAFGAGGGLMLLVIMATMLPMSVVIPVHGLVQLGSNANRFLFTFKHIDGAMFVYFSLGGVIGALVASTIVTSIPLELMKIVVAAFVLYLLWGVTPKLRETSKLWRVLAGLWTTFISMFVGASGPLVGSCLYVNNYNKLKFTSTFSSCMTVQHTLKAILYGAVGFAFWQWLPLVMLMIVSGALGTWFGLKLLHRISSDKFKKIFRLVLTVLSLQLAWQGIMAFNI, encoded by the coding sequence ATGGATTTGATCAGTTGGCAGTTTTTGGGTGGAGATTTATTAAGTCCGATCAGCACAATAATGCTCATTGTGGTTGCCGGCTTTACTTCAATGATTTCAGCAGCTTTTGGTGCGGGTGGCGGTTTAATGTTGCTGGTGATCATGGCAACTATGCTTCCTATGAGTGTGGTTATTCCTGTTCATGGCTTAGTGCAGTTAGGCTCTAATGCAAACCGCTTTTTGTTCACGTTTAAACATATTGATGGTGCTATGTTTGTGTACTTCTCTTTAGGGGGAGTCATAGGTGCGCTGGTTGCTTCAACGATTGTCACATCAATTCCGCTTGAATTAATGAAAATAGTCGTTGCCGCCTTTGTGCTTTATTTACTGTGGGGAGTTACGCCGAAGCTTAGAGAAACCTCAAAGTTATGGCGTGTTCTCGCTGGGCTTTGGACCACGTTTATCTCGATGTTTGTAGGGGCAAGTGGGCCTTTGGTTGGCAGCTGCTTATATGTAAATAATTATAATAAGCTTAAATTTACCTCCACATTCTCAAGCTGCATGACAGTGCAACATACCTTAAAAGCGATTTTATATGGGGCTGTCGGGTTTGCATTTTGGCAGTGGTTGCCGCTGGTTATGCTCATGATAGTTAGCGGCGCTTTAGGTACTTGGTTTGGCCTTAAGTTATTGCACCGCATTTCGTCAGATAAATTTAAAAAGATTTTTCGTTTAGTGTTAACGGTGCTTTCCCTGCAACTTGCGTGGCAGGGGATCATGGCTTTTAATATTTAA